One window of Lawsonibacter asaccharolyticus genomic DNA carries:
- a CDS encoding MATE efflux family protein encodes MLGTAPIGRLMLKLAVPAVAAQFINMLYNIVDRIYIGHIPEVGDLALTGVGVTFPIITLVSAFAAFAGQGGAPLAAIQLGAGKKDQAERILGNSLALLLMTAAVLTVGFSAFKEPILRAFGASDATIGYASSYIGIYLLGTVFVQLALGLNTFISTQGKAMTAMLSVLIGAVLNIVLDPIFIFVFQWGVRGAALATILSQAVSACWVLAFLCCPHSILRIRRAYVRPDPRVMGKIAGLGVAPFIMQSTESLVTVVLNTGMQTYGGDLYVGSITIIQSIMQMIVMPTQGITQGVQPIMSYNYGAKNYRRVRQTFKRLLAVTMTVTCSAFVMVALIPGVLARIFTPEQELIQLVSRVMPLFFGGIWAFGAQMACQSTFMALGQARTSLFLALLRKVILLVPLALILPRVTGSVMGIYAAEPIADILASATTLTLFLSQRKKLLPTEKDAPKG; translated from the coding sequence GTGCTGGGGACGGCACCCATCGGCCGTCTGATGCTGAAGCTGGCCGTACCAGCGGTGGCCGCCCAGTTCATCAACATGCTGTACAACATCGTGGACCGCATCTACATCGGCCACATCCCCGAGGTGGGGGACCTGGCACTGACCGGGGTGGGGGTGACCTTTCCCATCATTACGCTGGTGTCCGCCTTTGCCGCCTTTGCCGGTCAGGGAGGCGCGCCGCTGGCCGCCATCCAGCTGGGGGCGGGAAAAAAGGACCAGGCGGAGCGGATCCTGGGCAACTCTCTGGCCCTGCTGCTGATGACCGCCGCAGTGCTGACGGTGGGCTTCAGCGCCTTCAAGGAGCCCATCCTGCGGGCCTTCGGCGCCTCGGACGCCACCATTGGCTATGCCTCCAGCTACATCGGCATCTATCTGCTGGGCACGGTCTTCGTCCAGCTGGCCCTGGGCCTGAACACCTTCATCAGTACCCAGGGGAAAGCGATGACCGCCATGCTCAGCGTGCTCATCGGCGCGGTGCTGAATATCGTACTGGACCCCATCTTTATTTTTGTTTTCCAGTGGGGGGTAAGGGGTGCGGCCCTGGCCACCATCCTGTCCCAGGCGGTGAGCGCCTGTTGGGTGCTTGCCTTCCTTTGCTGTCCCCACAGCATCCTGCGCATCCGCCGCGCCTATGTCCGGCCTGACCCCAGAGTGATGGGGAAGATCGCCGGCCTGGGAGTGGCACCCTTTATCATGCAGTCCACCGAGAGCCTGGTGACCGTGGTCCTGAACACCGGGATGCAGACCTACGGCGGGGACCTGTATGTAGGCTCCATCACCATCATCCAATCCATTATGCAGATGATCGTCATGCCCACCCAGGGCATCACCCAGGGGGTCCAGCCCATTATGAGCTACAACTACGGGGCCAAGAACTACCGGCGGGTCCGGCAGACCTTCAAGCGGCTGCTGGCCGTCACCATGACGGTCACCTGCTCCGCCTTTGTCATGGTGGCCCTGATCCCGGGGGTGCTGGCCCGTATCTTCACCCCTGAGCAGGAGCTGATCCAGCTGGTGTCCCGGGTCATGCCCCTCTTCTTCGGGGGCATCTGGGCCTTCGGCGCCCAGATGGCCTGCCAGAGCACCTTCATGGCCCTTGGTCAGGCCAGGACCAGCCTGTTCCTGGCCCTGCTGCGGAAGGTAATCCTGCTGGTGCCCCTGGCCCTCATCCTGCCCAGAGTCACCGGCAGCGTCATGGGGATCTATGCGGCCGAGCCTATCGCCGACATCCTGGCCAGTGCCACCACCCTGACTTTGTTCCTCTCTCAGCGGAAAAAGCTGCTGCCCACCGAGAAGGACGCTCCGAAGGGCTGA